Genomic DNA from Ictidomys tridecemlineatus isolate mIctTri1 chromosome 6, mIctTri1.hap1, whole genome shotgun sequence:
CAGCAGGCACCATCCCCTGTGGCACCGTGATGCAGAAGCAAGAACTAGggggctgtgtccctgtgtcctGGGAGCCCCACCCAGTGAGTGTCCTGCGGCCAAGGTGCCTTGGCTAGACCCCAGTGTCCTCTGCCTATTGCCACCTTCCAGGCCAGGTTAGTTGTGGTCAGTGGAATATTCTGGAATATGGGGTGCTCAGGATCAAGGTTCCTTTCCTCTTCCTACAAGGAAGTCGGGCTGCAGGGAATTGTCCCCAAGTGCAGAAAGCTCTGGAAAAGGGTATCCCAGGTGGGGCTCCAGCCTGTGTCCCCTGCCTGACCATGGCCACCTGCAGGGTGGTGTCTGGCAGCCTCCTCGGGCAGCGAGGGTCTGGTGACCATGTGTGTTGATGGAAAGTGTCCTCTTCCCCTGCCCATAGCTGCCTGAGCATCTGCGGAGCCAGGCCCCTCGTCAGATGGCAGCGTCAGGAGCCCCCGTTCTGCAGGGGAGTGGACAGCGCCATGGAGGACCCTGAGTCTCAGGATGAGGGACAGGGTCGGAGAGGCAGCACACCCGCCTGGAGTCGGGCTGGGGTGGGAGCAGCCAGCAGCCACCGCAAGTGGTATCTGCTGGTGACACCAGGGGACTCACCGTGACATCCAGAGCTCTGGAAAGCCCACCAGGCAGGGCGTGGGGGAGCCCCAGGAGGCCATTAGGGCAGGGGAGGCAGAGCATGGCCTCCCTGGAGCAGCCAGAGGGGCAGGGTGGCAGTGGGTCTGCTGCTGGCCCCTGGGAGAGGAGGGTTGCATGGGCTGCAGGGCCGGTGACCAGGACAATAGTGGCCACGGGATGAGGCTGGAACCTGCAGCCCGTCTTGGAGATGCAAGTGGGAAGGTCGCGTGTCGTCGGCTTCCCGTGGCTGTCAGGTCACACCTGCGATGTCCTCTAATAGGATAGGTCTGTGTCACTCCCGGTTCTGGAGGCTCCGTCCGGGATGACTCTGGGTGGGTGCTGGGTGGCAATGAAGGGGGGCGTGCCAGAGCCAGCCGCTCACCGAGCGAGCTGGTGGGCGAAAGCAAGGGACAAGAAGAGGAGACTGGGTTCCCACAATCCCTTGTTCCCCAGGGAGGCAGAAACCTTCAGCAGGCCCTCTCTGGAGGTCCCAGCACCACCCCCCGGTAGCATCACCCGGGGAACAGTCTTTCACATGTGGACCTTGGGGGCCACCTGCATGGGCTGACCCAGGGCTGTGCCGTCGTCTTTGTGTGTGCCCTGGTCAGGCCCCAGGTTGACCTTCCCCACTGCCCCACTCTCTCCTTGTGGCCCTGCCACACTGCCCCGTTCCAGGCTGGGAAGCTCCCTGTCCCTCAACCCAAGACTCAGGGTGCTCTGTGGCACTGTCCTGGCTCTGGATGCCACCCCTTGAATCCTCGTGTGCCTGCAGGTGGCACTGAGAAGCACCGTGCGGTCTCACCTGGTTCCCGTGGAGTCAGAGTCTGCGCCCACTTGTTCCCGCCACAGCTTCTGGCCGAGCCCCCGGGGCACCGGAAACATTCACAGACGTTTCCAAGCCACTTGCTGCTTCTGCAGGCCACGGTCTACTCTGACACCTGCCCTGTCCCGCCTGTCCCCACCTGTCTGGGCTTACCCACGTGACTCAGCGAATGCAGGACAAATGGGAAATTATCTGACCTTTATGGGCctctttttcatattaaaatgctGGAGCCGTAGAGGCCGTCACGGGAGCTCATTCATCTTGACAAATGTACAGCCGGAACTGACCTGGGCTGGCGGGACAGCCTGTGAGGTGGACGCCTGCCGAGGGGGTGAGGTCCAGCGCTGGGCAGGCCGCCCTGCCAGGTCAGCGTCTTTGCTGGTTAAGCAGAGGGTTCCGAGGACGTGAAAGAGCGCGTTGGGGTGGCTTTGGAGCAGAGAGCGGGCAGAGGGCGCCCAGAAGCCAGTTCAGCGTAGAGAGGGAAGCGGCCGGGAGCGTGGTTGGGGTGCTCGGGAAGGGAGCCCGCCGACTGGGCCAGGTGGAGGGaccctgcccagcagccctgttTGTCACAGATTCCTCCCAGAACCACAGGGACCAGGTGGTGGGACTCGGGTCCTCGGTGCTCGGGGCCCTGGGCCTGGCGGGTTTCCCAAGGACCTGGCTCAGGGGACCTGGGGCTTCCTGAAGAGCAGCAGGGCACCACACCCTGGGCCGGGGTTCGGATTCAGCAGTGGGCTGGTGGACACCAGGCGCTTCCTTGGTTGCAGGGTCCACGGGTGCGTTGGCGGCCCCGGGTGGCACTGTGGGCTCTGGGGACCTGCGGGTGTGTGGCACTGCCCCGTGGCAGGCTGTTTCTCCCCTGGAACCCAGTG
This window encodes:
- the LOC144378470 gene encoding uncharacterized protein LOC144378470, which translates into the protein MSCRAHPRSRPESRAPTRPGGRQELGLLQSSPPGSRPGVLAFCGLSVCSAALPSGLLCCVGDSRPAPGSGVTAPGLSFHGDFLPLHPCGLRVPVSTALSLGVWSGLETADLGHWRVLSIHFGGFHSGRGRGRKQEGDSRQGGLGPVSTLGSRGETACHGAVPHTRRSPEPTVPPGAANAPVDPATKEAPGVHQPTAESEPRPRVWCPAALQEAPGPLSQVLGKPARPRAPSTEDPSPTTWSLWFWEESVTNRAAGQGPSTWPSRRAPFPSTPTTLPAASLSTLNWLLGALCPLSAPKPPQRALSRPRNPLLNQQRR